The Zingiber officinale cultivar Zhangliang chromosome 2A, Zo_v1.1, whole genome shotgun sequence genomic sequence tggccgagcggaggtacaCTTTCGGAAGTGGCAGGATGGCTGTCGCTCAAccaaactcatagtccagtcagttggacttagcgcttccttcgactagacttgaggggaaggcatgtgatccggtggtaaggacgggggaccctcattggcgggaggtcaacgacacgtggaggtcaatggtcacgagggtcaaccccaaggtcatGTCGGGCGGACAGTGGTCACGCCGAGCGAGAGGCATTCGGCTGACCGAACATCTGACCGGGAGGCTCCcaggccggacgaaagacagtccgaccaggggtcgggcttccaatgctcaaggtaaaagattGTCTGGGGCGAGCGGACAGGCCGCTTAGACGAGTCACAGGATAATaaggcgcaatcccatccgagcGCATGAGCAGGACTTCCCCGCCCCAGGGCGAGGTATGCGCATTCCctgaggccatgagcgccgatcGGCTAGTTCGCCCGACCTTGGAACAGGCAAGAGCACAAAggacaaaaaggacagctggtaacatcatcctcaAGACACCTGGCGCCGACAAACAACATGGTCGGTGGCCGGAGCGGGCAGAGTATCatacagtggaagtttccaccgtcacatcagggatatgctcggatgattgcggaatgacgtcagacatgcttttctgacaccaCCCTACTGacgtatgtttggggaagcacacacgcatcgagaagcatgcccgcgcctccccagggtcctatataaggacccccagacttcgacggaggtatgcgatcctcatcactgtagccacagtagcgttacttcatttctcttcttcttcactgcctgagttgagcgtcggagggtcgtcgccgggaaacccctcctggctcggcttttttgcaggttcgctggagatccacatcacccgtcgaagacagcggagagtgccacgtccccagtatccatcgactcagcgctcggacatgatcaaattgaggagagtgccacgtccccagtgtccatcgactcagcgctcggacaggataaaaaaaatagaagaaataaGGATACTAAGATATATGATGTATTAAAAATtagatatccaaatttaataaggTAATTTTTTTACTCTAAATTATACATTTTAGATAGAGAAGTTGATATGGATACTTGaagtattaaataatattatttaattatttaacagtaaatatttattttacataatttatacgtattcatgtattatattataGATTAATTATAATAATTCATGAAGTTATTATATAATTATAGTAGTTACGATTatgtaattattataattatatatgGGGTTACAATAATTATGATGTCATAATTGtagttgatccggtggtaaggacgggggaccctcgttggcaggaggtcaacgacacgtggaggtcaatggtcaagagggtcaacctcAGGGTTAGGCCGAGCGGACAGATGTCACGCCGAGCGGACCGGCGGGCCACCCAAGCATCCAGCTGACCGGACATCCGGCCAAAGATCCCCGGACTGGACGAAAGACAGCctgaccaggggtcgggtttccgacgctcaaaggtaaaagagtctatggTCGGGCGGACGGGCCGCTCGTATGGGCCGCAGAACAATAAGGCACAATTCCATCCGAGCACGAGCAAGGCTTCCCCTCCCGGGCCGAGGTATGTGCATTCCCGGGAGCCAATGAGTGCCGAGCGGCTGTTCCGCTCGGCCCGGAAGCAGAcaagagcgctaggagacaaaaaggacagctggtaacttcatcctcgagacatctgccgcCGACAAATAGCACGgtcggcggccgaagcggacagagtatcgtacggtggaagtttccaccgtcacatccgggatatgctcggacgattgcggaatggcgtcagacatgcttttctgacacagccctactgaggtatgtttggggaagcgtgcacgcatcgagaagcgtgcccgcgcctccccggggtcttatataaggacccccagacttcgacggaagTATGAAATCaggatcactgtagccacagtatcGTTACTATGTTTCTTTGTTGTCTGACTTGAGCgccggagggtcgtcgccgggaaacccctcccggctcgacctctttgcaggttcgccggagatctacaccaccagtcggagacagcggagagtgccatgtctccagcgtccgtcgactcagcactcggacaggatcagtagtaTAATAATGATTAATATTAatcataaataaattatttatattgtaataattataatttataactGAATTGATATATGCTAACTTAGGTTGACTAAAAAATGATAATCATAATTAGTTTCATTGATTATTTCTGGGTGATCGATTCGATCTCACAGAAATTTTTTATCGATCATCGGGGTAAATCGGAAAGTGCACATGGTAGTTAGTCGAGAAACGTAGCATCCTTTTATTGAGctccccatttggagaaaaaaatttCCATAAATACATTATAGCTGTGGTTCGAATCGTAGATATCTGGATGATAATCTGGATATTCTACTATAATATTATAACCCCAAGGACTAACCTATGCTAACTAGGATTAATAAGAGATGAGTGTTTATATTAAAAGAACTATGAAATATAGTTGCTGTACTATAACATTATTGCCCATGAGGTGTAGCCATTAACTGTGGTAAATTTGTAGAAAAGTATAATACAATGTTATTTTATTGGGAGTTTGACTTTTTGGTCATTGTATTAGGGTAAAAtatcttttataatttatttgtCAGTATCTTATAGTAGGGTCGATGAAATTAGGCTGCTTGAGATGAGAGATATCACTATTTACTAATACAATACACTATTATtaatgttgttttttttttattttttttaaaaaaattgatatcaAGTATCCAGCTTACATCAATTAATCCTAGGGGTAATCGACAAGGGCGGAGTCACATTGTTGGCTACTCAGGCTGTAGCTCGAGGGCCAACAATGATGGAAAGCTAATTTGCTTAATTTCCTTAAGCAGAAATGGAAAAAAATAGAAGGCTAGCTTGGGTGATATCGACGTCCACACCACACTAGTGGCCCACAGTCCAGGCAAATCACCCAAGCTGGCTCTGGCAGTGGTGATCTGTTTGACACCACAAAAGTTCCCTCAATCATTAAAATAAATCAGAAAGCACTCGTAATAGACGACCGATCATATAGAACGTAGTGTAGACGACCGATCATATAGAACGTAGTGTAGATGGTGAACATATGAAATCTATAATATAATAATCAGGAGTTAATTTTCATAAATCGATGACTTAAAATTTATTCCAACGTGCATCTAacgtgcatatatatatatatatatatatatatacttatctATTGGTCAACCGGATCTAGTTCAGataaagaatttatttttttttaatcaaccttacgttaaaaaaatttatttattaatttattaaaaataagagTTGATCGTTAGATATCACAGAATTGAAAAGACAGCCGCTGAACCATTACCTCGGTGACAATGTTATTAAAATTGCTAAGAGTTGctactataatataatattaattgatAAGAAATACATGTTCGCAGTTACGAACACAGTTAATAATATTAAGGAAGTGTCATGAagatataataatattaaaaataaagataTATTTGAAACGTAAAATATGTAGAGGTGGGTGAGATGAGGGTGGACTGCgacataaaaaatttgaaaaaaacccCTGCTTTCTAAataatattctattttttatcttaaaaataccattatttataataattttagttaaaatgtataaataattttaattggattaaaatcaatatatatatatattactattttattaaaaatcttacccctttactaactaactttggtgaagcctaaaatgaatttacgttactgtccttttttctattcacactaaaaataattcaaaggtttattagtaattttctttggttgttttatataaaaaatatagttctctttagtcccatatcttagaattgacaacactatgatcaaaaagcttctataaatattttaggtcgacgatgttaaaaaatatactcttcttagtttcttttattaagataagtataatattaaattaaaataattttttatatagggAAATCCATTACAATAGTTTATTGCTGGGATTCtgacactagaaaatccaaacaattcggatttttaaagacccaaataatttatatattcggattttcaaagacccaaataatttatatattattatattaccgATCACACTAGTATATATAATATTCTTAGACTCGATATAAAACTGTCCTAATTTAATTGAAATTGCtccacttaaattttttaaaaaaatattattataataaatttagtaaattttttatataataaacTCCGCCCTGACGGATTGAGTTAGATTGTTAattaaactatgataaacatttaataaattatatcactATGGTAAATATTGAATGAGTTATATGATATATAAACTTCATCTACAGTAGCAACCATATTCAATAATTTTGGTTAAAGTTAGCAACTTTATATTTTTgttaaacaaaaattatttttgtttacaaAAGCAAGCGGCGACTGTTTAATTAAACCGCCATTATCACAAGTCAATTACATTTCAATtgttattaaaatatatattaatgtcgttttctctcattttcaaataaattatgtaaaatagaattttaaatctTTGCTATCGAATGGGAACCTAATATGATGGCTCATCATATTAGTAATAATTGGGTTTGACAAATTCCTACGAATACGGAGCAACCATAAAATACTCaaaagaatattaaaattttgaatcaatATTGTGAAAGTCTGACTTCTTGCGTATAAAttgtaataaattaaaaaaactatCACTTATCTTCAAGATTAATTAGACAAAATCGGAcatctatattaaaaaaaaatttaaatttgtgaatatcaaattttttttaatatataatttttcaaCTGTTCATGATAAACTAAATCATTttccaaataaaataaaataaaataaaaatatggaACACGTCAACTAACTCCCAGGCCGTTGAGAGAGTTAACTTCCGACCACTGAGGTACACGACAACTAAATCATTTTCCCCGTAGTAGGTCAGATGGGGACTGATAACAAAAATTAGAGTTTTATGTCGACACGAAACTTTGATTGCAAATGTTGCTTCGACTGCCTCATCGTGACCTTGACAACTAATGAGTTAGTGGAGGCTGTAATTTATGAATAAaattgttctatttattttttattaacttaattaaaaatatcaaaagtaatattataataattttaggaTGAAAAATATGCTGagtactattttattttattaaaaaaaaacacaccATTTTAATTCTACCCTTTATTCTCAATaactcttctctctctctttgtTTTTTTGGCAAATTAACAAAAACAAACAGCAGAACCCAAAGCACATAAATTGGACTTCATAGCCACAAATAGTAATTGGACCTTTTGGGCAAATAACAGCAATCGACAGCCCAGCAAACACCACACACTCTTCGCCTCCGGCATTGCGTGGAATCTCGATCCGCTACGGGTCACAAATGAAGGGAGCGTCCACATTCTCGTCGCTGCAATAGAGCCCTGGCCGCTGCGTGAACCCTTGCTTCTCCAGCATCTTCCTCGCTCGGATCACCAGCTTCCGGTTCGAGATCTCGCCGCCGTTCTCCTGGAGGATGCTCTGGATCGCGTTGCTCAGAGCTCCGTACGCCCCCCCGCCCTTCCCGCCTGCCGGATTCGCGTCCGCCGAAGTTTGGTCCGATTGGCATCCGCTGACCAATATCCCGTTGTCCTGGCGTTCTCCGTGCTTGCCGCTGCTCGCGTACACCTCCTCCGGCTTCACCTCCTCGTCGTCGTCCTCCCCGCCGCCTAGCTTCTGCGTCAGGAGTTCCTGAGCCAGGCCCCCGACGATGCTCAAGAATCCGCCGCTGCCCTCGCCGTCGTTGCCGTGGCGGTGGAACTTGTGGAGCAAGAACTTCATGAACTTCTTCACTTTGGGGCTGGCGTCGTCGCCGAAAACCTCGAAGAGGGTCGGCCGGATCTTGCCCACGTCGATGTCGTCCTTCCCCGTCTTTTGCTTCAGGAGCTCAAGAAAGGTGGAGAGCGGCAAGGATCGGCTCTTGAAATATCCCTCGCCGCCGCGCTCCCGGTACTCGCGCTCGGCGGCGGCCCCGTCGTCGCCGCCTATGAGGTGTCGACCTTCATGGGGAAGGTGGATACCGCGGGACTCGAATGCTTCGTGCACAGCTTGCTTCAAGAAGGATCTGAAACCAAAGCCGGATCCGGAACCGGAACTCTCTTCCGCATGGTCCCCGTGCTTAGTGCTCTCGCCGATCTGCTCCTTGGCATGGTTGATGAGGCCGCCGCTGTGGCAGGAGTCGGAGACGATGGTAAGCCGGCAGCCTCGATGTACTTTGTCCACAAACCCTCTAAAGTCATCATCTACATCCCAAATCCCATCCAAAAATCACAAACTCAATGTTCAACGCTCCCAATACCTAATTTAGACAGGCGGAGGAAGGGAATTACATACCAGTGATGAGGTTCATGTCGCAAGGAACGATGCACTCGTCGTAGCCCGTATCATCATCCTCGCCAGTCTCAGCAGGGAGGCGGGTGCCATGGCCACTGTAGTGGAAGAAGAGATAATCGCCGGGCTTGGCGGCGGAGACGAGGTCGCCGAGGGCTCGGCGGATGTTGGCGCCGGTGGGCTGAGTGTAGGACTTGTCGGTGTCGATGAGGACGGTGATGTCTCGGTCGTCGAAGCCGAACTGCTCCACCAAGGAGCGGTGCATCCGGTTGACGTCGTTGATGCATCCCTTGAGTTCGGCCTTGGTGCCTGGATAGTTGCAACCCACCAAcaccgccctcttcgtcgccatgaatctccctccctctcctccccttccctctcctcgcTGTGCTGCTGCTGCAGGCTGCAGCTGTTGGTTCGTCAATGACTACGAGTGGAGATAGGGACAGGCTGGCGTGGGGTAATGGATTGGTGGTGGAATTgggtataaaataaatattatttcggTGCCAACCAATCAACCATCCACAGCAAACGGGTAATATGTTACAATTATACGCATGGAAAGTCTGAAGAATTGGATAAAGGATATGAACTAGGAAGGCGTCAGCTGTGTATGCCACGTAAGCAAGACAAATTCTTCTATTATTGAATGTTAATGAACACCTACTAAATTATACCTTTGTTATTTGCCGACTTATATTTTCAATTCTACCACGCACAAAACATGCTAGGATCACATAAGATCACATAAGATCAAAATTTGTCCGAACATATTTCTCCTCAGTTTTACTAtctatgatttattttttaatttaggaaCGGATTGATAGGAATATTGAAGGTGAGCTAATCGAATTAATTCTTTTGCTAtctaaattatattaattttttcttattttcattatattTACTAAAAgccatatttattatttattattattttttaaaatttaaaataataaaaaactagCCTCAATCAATATTGGTGTGGAATTATAGCCAACGGTACTACTGGTTGGTCATCCCGATTGAACTCTTGttcgtaaaattttaataaattgttgaagatatatatataggtgatatgtttttttttattgttaatcCAGTTATCCAAGCCATTGatttgttaaatatatatttgATTAGCTTCAATATATTTAGACACGTTATAATGTAATATAtacttatatataaaaaatttaattttaatttactgaaAAAATACATTCTCAGAGAAATTAAAAAGGTCTATTAAAAATTTCCGATTTTCGAAGCCCCTCTTTAGGAAAATTGCCCGCGAGAAGTTGGAAAAATCTCGGGAGTTTCTTGGGTGTCGCCATTAATGTCTTCTTCTTAAAAATCAACGGTCCCTTCTGTCGCACCTCCAGTTTTCAACCCTCGTCCTCAACAAACCTTACAACGCCACTCCCGAACCCAAATTTATGGCTGGCGTCGCGCTTCTCCCGGCGGAGACATCTCTAAACCTCCGCCTCGTCCCCTCGCCATTCTCCCAACTCAAGCTTCAAATCCATCCGCCTCTTCCCCCATCACCGGCGGTTTTCTTTTCTCGATTGCAGGATTGCAGGATGAGCGCTTTCAATCCCCACGGAGAGGAGAGGCAAGAGGATGGCGGGGATCCTGTTGCTGTTCGTGTCTCGTTCGAACCATGGTTTTGAGGTTTCGTTTCTTGTTCTCGTCTGCTGTTGCATGATTTGGCGAGTTGGGTTTTTGAGATGGCCTCGTCGGTTGCTCGCTTGTCCAGCGCCGCCGATGACTGGGGCGACCGTGGCCACCTGGCCGTTTCTGTCCTCGGTGCCTCACATGGTCGCCCGTCTTATGCCCCTGCCGGCATCATGAAAGTCCACATTCACCAGCAGAAGAAGAGGGTGGGAGGCGACGCGCCTTCCTCCGCTTCTCCTGCAGCGGATTTGGATCCGATCGGAAAGGAGGAGCGCGGAGAGTCAAGGTCATCCGCGCGACGGAGGGAGTCGCAGATCCTCAATAAGTGGGCGGCGCGGCAGGCGCGGGAGATGGTGACGACCATCGAGCGGGAGGCTCAACAAGCGGAGATCTCCACGATTACCACCACGGGACGGCCCGTCTCCGCTCGCGCAGGATCGCTTCGCCGCGAGTCGTCCTTGTCCGGGTTTCTTGAATCATCTTCCACCGCCTCCGCCGGCTGCAGCGGCGATTTGCGGGCCAATGTACGGGCTTCATCGTTGATTCAAATGTGGCGGGAGCTGGAGGCGGAGGCAGGGGCCACGACCAAGCACCAGGAGGCGTTCGGCGGAGTTGGTAGTAATGCCGAGGACGCCTGCGGTGGCGACAACAACTCTGATGTGTCGGATGCGTTGGACACATTCGGGGATTGGAGTTCGGACATGATGTCGATGGCTTCGACCGGGCCAGCGAATTCCGCATCTGCTTCTCCGATGCACGAGAGCGAGATGAGCCGTGTGGGGAGCATTGTCAGGATGCTGACGTCGAGCTATGGAGCGGGCGGCCGCTTCGTGGCGCCGCTGAACAACGACAACAATGGGTCCGGAAGAGAGAGCCCGGCGGCAGATAAGGCCGAGAGGCCACGAGGCAAGGTCTCGGGGCCGTTGGGGATGATGAATTCACGGCCGCTGAGAGGGCGAGGAGAGATGGAGAGTTTTGTGGCGAGGATGGAGCAGGAACGGCGTCGGGAGCTCGTGGCATTGGCCGACCACCATCACGTCTCACGCTTTGCCTATTGCGGCCGTCTTCAGGTGAATTCTAACAACAACAACTCAAACCATTCAGTACATTCCTAAGAAAATTCCAAATCCTCATTTCACGTCTAAATTCACACGAGAAATTTAATTCTTTTTCTTAGAAATCTGATGTATCATTGTTTGTGTTATCACTTAATGAACTATCTTCTGAtggatttcgtttcagttgcaatATGTTGCTTGGCTTTCGAGTTCCAAGTTCTAGAAATGTTTGTCTCAAATGACCATTTGAATTATTTTCAATAAgagtaacaacaacaacaacaacaatcaaattTTATCCCACTAAGTGGAATAAGCTATATAGATCCTTCTACGCCATTGCGTTCTATcctctattatatcatcatctatattgaaataaattttattttgttttattattactaattaagtttttttttgtctacatcttccttgtttgatgtgcatatttgtcatagtttcacattacttaaattattcttaataagagtaattttgataaagttttcATGATTCAAAGAAGTAACCACTCCTTTGGAGAACAATTTCTCATGATTTTTCATAATTTCTTGTAGTCAATGCTAAAGCTCAGATCTTTCGAACGGCGAGTGGCGATACAGGATCAAATGCGAGCTCCCTCAAGAAGATTCCAATTGGATCAAATGCAAAATGGATCCACAATCTCAGTTATCAGGTACTACTAACCCACGTTTTGTGTTACACAATACAGGGAACTAGAGACTTCTCCCTTAGTAATAGAGGGCATATCAAAGAGGGCAAGAGACTCCTTTCACAATGCCTATGAGATCCTCCTAAACTATCGAAGGATTTTGGGTTGTATTGAGTCTCTGCCATTTGTATATTGATAGTCTTCTTGCACTACCCAGTTGATCCGAAACAATAGACATTACATGTTGATCTTGTTGCAAAAAGGTAAAATCCATCATCTTAACAGCCCCCACGACTGCCCCACGCCATTGAGAGGGATTAAATCAGGTACCGAGCAGGCCCGCATGTGTGAGAGTATTTTTTACTAGCTTGGATTCGACCCTTGCTCCATGGATTACATGTTGATCTTGCTTAGATGTCTAGATGCCTAACTTGTTTTTGAATTATTTGATGTTTCTAAACCTTAAAGATTTGTTTTAAAAAACCCATTTGAAAACATTAAATTATCTTGAGAGACATTATTTTGTAGGgttttttttctttcactttctttCATATATATGTGACTTGCTCAACACCAGGGAACGATTTAACCATAGAAGACAATGTTCTGGTAGCAAAAGGTCATTTGTGGAGAGCTCAAGCAGTGTACATATTCAGTTCCCAGCCATGATCGAAAGCACGGAGTTTCCAATAAGTGTGGATGTCCAGTTCCCTGTAAATGCTGAAAGTTCAGACACAAGCATACATGTTCAATTTCCCATGGATGCAGAAGGCTCAGTCCATGCTTCTCCTACCGACCAGTTTCCTTGTGATAAACATCAGTTGCAAGAAATAGATTCCCCTAGAGATTCAACGAGCATTCCAATGGAAGCCTGCTCGCCTATGCCTAAGCACAACGAACCACAGGATGAAAACCACAAGATTGATGGTTCTTGGGATGACAGAAATTTGTGGGTGGATAACCTTGATTGGCAAAGGCCGCTTGAATCGCTGCCATCCAATGGGTGGGAAAGTGAGGTTGCTGTCGAAGACATGGAAACTTCCCCACGGCAAGGTCTTGGGCCTCTTGGCGGTTGGATAGGCGATCAACATTCGGAGTCATGGAGATGGAGCATACGAAGAAAACCTCAGTGTTATGACTGGTTTGAGCACTTCTCAGATAATGTTGAAATAAGGGATCTCCTTGAGAGGTATATCCTGTTTCcttctttcatttttatttttagtaaaTGGATTCCTTCTCGCATCATCTGTAGATAAAGCTTCACTAATCATTTAGTGTGTTTCATGCTTGATTATTTGTTGTAAATtcatttctcttttctcttcACTTACTCTGCATTTTGAACAGAGTTTCCCTGTGAATTAATTCCAAACAATGTATGCATTGATTCATAACACAAATTAGTCAATATATTCCACCTGCAAGAATCCTGGCGACAATGGGATTAAGAAAcatatatttttagtttttcaatTTCCAGGTATTTTAAATTCTCAGTTTGAGTTCAGATCTTTATGCACTTATGTATCACTTTCATTCGCTTTGCAGAAAAAGAGTCTCTACTTCCCTCGCAAGTGACTTTTGCAATAAGATGAACCAGTTGGTATTGTCATTTATACAACGAAGAGATCAGTATTGCTCGGATGAAAATTTTGCAGAAAACAGCATGGATTATCCATTCTGGCAACAAAGTCTTGTATACCAAAATGCCGAGCCTATTGAATCAGACTCATCGTCAATGGTACCTCTGCATTATTACAACTTGCAAGCCCCAGAAAAATGGCAGAATGCTTCATTCACAGGCCAATCATCTCAAAATGTGGTAACATGCCTTTCATCTTTGCACTCCCATTTCCATGAAAAATCTTGGTTCCTAGGATACACTATTTGTC encodes the following:
- the LOC122042597 gene encoding uncharacterized protein LOC122042597 isoform X2, which codes for MVLSAADDWGDRGHLAVSVLGASHGRPSYAPAGIMKVHIHQQKKRVGGDAPSSASPAADLDPIGKEERGESRSSARRRESQILNKWAARQAREMVTTIEREAQQAEISTITTTGRPVSARAGSLRRESSLSGFLESSSTASAGCSGDLRANVRASSLIQMWRELEAEAGATTKHQEAFGGVGSNAEDACGGDNNSDVSDALDTFGDWSSDMMSMASTGPANSASASPMHESEMSRVGSIVRMLTSSYGAGGRFVAPLNNDNNGSGRESPAADKAERPRGKVSGPLGMMNSRPLRGRGEMESFVARMEQERRRELVALADHHHVSRFAYCGRLQSMLKLRSFERRVAIQDQMRAPSRRFQLDQMQNGSTISVIRERFNHRRQCSGSKRSFVESSSSVHIQFPAMIESTEFPISVDVQFPVNAESSDTSIHVQFPMDAEGSVHASPTDQFPCDKHQLQEIDSPRDSTSIPMEACSPMPKHNEPQDENHKIDGSWDDRNLWVDNLDWQRPLESLPSNGWESEVAVEDMETSPRQGLGPLGGWIGDQHSESWRWSIRRKPQCYDWFEHFSDNVEIRDLLERKRVSTSLASDFCNKMNQLVLSFIQRRDQYCSDENFAENSMDYPFWQQSLVYQNAEPIESDSSSMVPLHYYNLQAPEKWQNASFTGQSSQNVDREALNDLRSEMTQIHEEIGELRLMVQNCMEWQDKLRQSIKQDILDAINQSSANSSLNFKAKSGRRDTCRICCQMQVDCLLYRCGHMCTCFNCAHQLQWSSAKCPICQAPIIDIVQTIPNS
- the LOC122042596 gene encoding metacaspase-5-like, which encodes MATKRAVLVGCNYPGTKAELKGCINDVNRMHRSLVEQFGFDDRDITVLIDTDKSYTQPTGANIRRALGDLVSAAKPGDYLFFHYSGHGTRLPAETGEDDDTGYDECIVPCDMNLITDDDFRGFVDKVHRGCRLTIVSDSCHSGGLINHAKEQIGESTKHGDHAEESSGSGSGFGFRSFLKQAVHEAFESRGIHLPHEGRHLIGGDDGAAAEREYRERGGEGYFKSRSLPLSTFLELLKQKTGKDDIDVGKIRPTLFEVFGDDASPKVKKFMKFLLHKFHRHGNDGEGSGGFLSIVGGLAQELLTQKLGGGEDDDEEVKPEEVYASSGKHGERQDNGILVSGCQSDQTSADANPAGGKGGGAYGALSNAIQSILQENGGEISNRKLVIRARKMLEKQGFTQRPGLYCSDENVDAPFICDP
- the LOC122042597 gene encoding uncharacterized protein LOC122042597 isoform X1, which translates into the protein MASSVARLSSAADDWGDRGHLAVSVLGASHGRPSYAPAGIMKVHIHQQKKRVGGDAPSSASPAADLDPIGKEERGESRSSARRRESQILNKWAARQAREMVTTIEREAQQAEISTITTTGRPVSARAGSLRRESSLSGFLESSSTASAGCSGDLRANVRASSLIQMWRELEAEAGATTKHQEAFGGVGSNAEDACGGDNNSDVSDALDTFGDWSSDMMSMASTGPANSASASPMHESEMSRVGSIVRMLTSSYGAGGRFVAPLNNDNNGSGRESPAADKAERPRGKVSGPLGMMNSRPLRGRGEMESFVARMEQERRRELVALADHHHVSRFAYCGRLQSMLKLRSFERRVAIQDQMRAPSRRFQLDQMQNGSTISVIRERFNHRRQCSGSKRSFVESSSSVHIQFPAMIESTEFPISVDVQFPVNAESSDTSIHVQFPMDAEGSVHASPTDQFPCDKHQLQEIDSPRDSTSIPMEACSPMPKHNEPQDENHKIDGSWDDRNLWVDNLDWQRPLESLPSNGWESEVAVEDMETSPRQGLGPLGGWIGDQHSESWRWSIRRKPQCYDWFEHFSDNVEIRDLLERKRVSTSLASDFCNKMNQLVLSFIQRRDQYCSDENFAENSMDYPFWQQSLVYQNAEPIESDSSSMVPLHYYNLQAPEKWQNASFTGQSSQNVDREALNDLRSEMTQIHEEIGELRLMVQNCMEWQDKLRQSIKQDILDAINQSSANSSLNFKAKSGRRDTCRICCQMQVDCLLYRCGHMCTCFNCAHQLQWSSAKCPICQAPIIDIVQTIPNS